In Montipora capricornis isolate CH-2021 chromosome 4, ASM3666992v2, whole genome shotgun sequence, the DNA window aaattggggtcaccgaacgtccaagaccgttaaatccaggcaaagctatggcagtggccttttgccctaccatttctcattttattacttagcgcgcgcgctcgtgtttGACGTGGcgtgtgaatttgcgtgcgcagtaaggatgcacagaaacaattggcgcgaacgtccttaagcattAAATGCCTGTTCCTTGATtcatatttttaaaccaatttaataataatgtgGATGACATAGAATAATGTCCCTGACTTTCAGTTAGTTGAATGCTCTAGTGTGTGTGAACCATGCAATAAATACAGTTGAAGCCATACAGCATCCTTTATTTCCCTTCCAGCCATTTGATAATTAGATAAGGCAACCACTGCCCCTAGTGATTCAGATTGTTGGCACAATTCTGTACCTTagatgttgaaagtaattattttACATACAGCATACGGCAGTTGTACCATACAATTTCGGAAGCATTGAACCAAAACTCTCAAAATGGCTCTGAAACATGCAATGCAGCCTATACATAACAGCTACAATACTACCGGTATATACCGAAAGAACTGGCAATAAGGAATCACGATGTGATCACAAGAAATGACTGTGGTACCTGAATGACTGCTTTAGCTTAATGAAATAACAATGCAATGTCCCAAtgctgattattattattattactgttgttGTAATCAGCATTATTATATTACTCTGAAACAGTTACCAGCTATGACACATCTTACAATTTCTAGCATTCCTTTTCCACCATTAACTTACATGCCTAGGATTACAACGTTATATCATCAGGTACTCAAATTCATTTTACAGAGCAACTTTGTGTTCTTTGACCAAGATTCTCCAAAACCTGTGTTACTGCAAATTGTCTTACATTGTTTGACTGATAATGCATAAGGAGAACATCTTTGTAGTCTGACAATTTGACCTGCTCCAAATTTTTCCtaacccctaaaccggccatacttagtattttactctgtctaacgcgagacaattttactcgtcaaaggggaacccccaggagtcaatgggttaatcacacACTGTAAAAtgtcccattaaccctttcacccctaaactggccatacttagtattttactctgtttaatgccagacaCTTCTACTCGTCATTGGAGAACccccaggaatcaatgggttaaggcaGCCCCCCCAACTACAAGTCTCACAATACCGTCTCAATCTCAGAAACGGAAAGGACTAAGTatataaaaacaaaatcaatttgAAACGGAAAATTTTAGCCTGCGTGGCTGGCGGGATAATTTATTGCAGGACGATTTAAACACACGGAAGTAAATCGATGATTGCTTTGTTTCAAAACTACTAGTCTCCATGCCAGTCGCAGCCCACTTGCAGCCAAAGCCATTGTACTCTAGAGTGTTTACATAATCCTGCAATAAAATGTCCCGCCAGCTATGCAGGCTAGGAAAATTCAGAAAGTCTGAGTTTGCACCAGTCTTTTAACTTTTCAGAGGTAAATGGATATGGTACATCTGATCTACATTTCAAATAACCTGGGCTCTTTTCTTTTCAGCCTTATTGGACCACTCACGACATGTCTGGATAATCAATGTTCAACCTTACCAGAGCAataacttaatttgattaattgGATCCAATGGTTGTAAGATTTTAACATGTGAaatattatctttttaaatacaaagttCACACCGTTTTCTTTGCAAGAAGTTATGCAATGTTTGAAGCTCTttaaaagtattattattatttttttaactacaGCATTTTAACTATCTTCTTACAGCACTTACAGTATGCATTTTACACTTAGTCTACTTCATATGTACAGTAAAAAATAATCATTCCTGGAACAATCATATTGTTCTGAAAAGAACAACCACAACACTCCTGATTGCATTGAATTCTAAGCAGACAACTGGCCAACCAACCATGATGCAACAACAAGGGCCACCCAATATACCTGCTGTTGCAGcgaaaggaatgaaaaaaaaaaaatgaaaatgaaattttaacagGTCTGAAAAGATTCCAGACAGTATAAACTGCTACCAAGGCTTCTTTTTTTTGGAAGCTGAGTTTGGTTTCAGTCCTCGTGATCTTGTTCAGCACCCACTCTTTGCCCTTCACCCCAATTGAATCCTCCAGGCCTATCCTCTTCTGGAAGGGGCTGATAGTTTGGATCCTCTGGAGGTGCATCAAATATGGCTTTTCTGCAAAGAAAGGCCATTTCAATCAGTCCGCTTTCAGGAATTTTTCTCTCAAAACTTGTTACACCAACTAATCTTAAACCttaaagaaattaattttgatgttCAAGCTTGAAGAAATATGCAAGCTGGACTGAAACAAATCAACAGGAAGTTTCAAATAgaattaaaacaaagaaaaaactttaCTCCATGTGCATTAGTAACCCTTTCTGAGGGTCAGGGTGAGACTTGCATATTTTGACTCCGCACTGTAtaaatgccagacaattttatgcATCAATGGGAGCCACTTTTTAGGGTGGATGGGTTGAACCCGAATGGATTTATCACAAGGCAACTGATAAAAAAAGCACAACAAACAATGTATCGAGGCACAATCATCATggcaaaacaaccaaaaaaatgCAAGGAAATCATCTGAATGAACTGATTACAagtatattaattaaaatactAAATATTGTAACTGAAAAACATACACTTAAcagttaattaaaattaatgtgtttCATATTTATAGTTACATGATCAAGGTGAATATTTGATTATAAATATCTCTTACGTATATAATAATCTTGTTTGTCAATGCAAGTTTGAAAAGTTATTTATTTGATATGTGCAAAGAAAAGGAGTCTCATTATTGAAATTATCCTGTCCGCAATGCTTACAGAATTCCTGGTGTCTTGAGTATTCTGAAGCCACCATGTTGTTCAGGAAAAACGTCTTCCAGAAAATAATACACATGTCCCACAGCAATACCTGGAAAGACCAGAAGTACATTGAAAAATTTTCCACAACATTGAAATGTTCAATTTGTTGGATTTGAGATGAAATATAGTTTTTTAGGCCTAcaacgttattgctcctaattcattgagattaagattaggattcagattaagactgagattaggagcaataacgtttgGGCCTAGAACggtatttaatctcaaatccaacctttgtcggttagtattcaatgtatggtggcaTCATACATGTTGTTTTGGAgcttcgtttcggtgtttcatTGTTTGGTAATGTCCTGTAGAATATGGCTTGCTAAAATGGCCAATCTTCGCATGCACACTACAAAAAGATAATACTgctttaataataaatatatgtaaTATTTAACAACGTCCTCTGCTCAGGAAATTTTCTTAGATTGTTTAGTTACCCTTGATCTAGCATTGGCAAAACACAAGAatgtttaatattattatttatgtcaCTTTATGTAACCTCCCATGTTCCACAGTGAAATTCCATGATTTTTCTAGCTAGCCTGGAAGTAATACTCAATTCAAAGCAGATAACAATGCTCTGGGCTTTTTTACGTAACTGTTAGTCTaaaatttgtttgaattacTTATTCTCATGTATCATACTGGCTGTTTGATTGGCTAAATAGTGGTACTTCAAAAATGTAATatcattaaccctttgacgtccaaaccggccagacaattttactcgtcagtggggaacccctgggagtcaatgggtattGACTTTCTCTTCCctcaaactacatgtatgaacCCATTGATtacaaacaaaatttaaaaaaaatacctaTAACATCAACTGTGACTGAATTTCCCAGCACGAGCGAGAAACCAAACAGCACCCAAGGTAGGAAGGGTGCCTTAAATGTTAATAAACCAAAGAAGTTCATCCGAACATATGGATTCCTGCGGCTCCAGATGTACACCAACATAATGGTGAATGCCTGGCCAAGGAACACCAAACTAACAAACGATGCAACAATCTGAATACAAGGGGGTCAAGGAAAAAATGGCAGTTTGCATTAATTGTgcatttaaggtaattccttagtattgcattgcgcatccctactgcgtatgattttcgcgtcattagcacGCGcgcatgagcacgtgcgcatgcAAAACGTatgagatttccctcaaactaggCCCGATAGCGAATTgactgctccttttctctcaaacgagcacggtgacccccgatttttttcagGCATTTGCTAGGAACAATCTAATAATAAAAGAAcgtatttgaagaagaaaaaaattttgatagtagaacatggatttttttggaaaacagttccgtactgagtgtattttggccaaggcgaggacttcaagctgtCCACGGAACTGTCGTaaagagtgcactattcccacaaccaggcaatcaaaaatgGCGTCAATGAAGCAATACTgattatgtgaataaaagaagcttttttattttcaaaataaaattttgtatctttcaagtaaccaagacttgaTTCTGTATGAAGgagattcgaatttttaacgcacaaccagtaaaaataccccattttaagagcctgttGACgtgtaaacaagcacggtgaccccatttttttattgcatttttttaatgttcatatcatgaatgttaattatgccaagtttccaaaaaagtttgatagtagaacaatttcacggGAATTACCTTAATGGTTCCTACCAATTGCAGGAAATACTGTAAAATACTGCATCTTGAAGTTCATGAGAATCATGTAATTGTCAGCACTTATATATTTGACCCCTTTCAAGCTTCAATGATTATTAAACCTCATGGGTCTACAGGGTTTTCACATGCAAGTTCAGCAGTTgcattttctttacaaaatgGCTGTTATTAGGGGAGGGCACAGTCTCACCACATACACACAGGGAAGATAAACCAGGCATTTTCAATTCAACCATCCGTGGCCATCGTGGGTATTCCAAAGGAAAAGAGTgagaggaggcagtgtggcccagcggttagggcgcttgccttgaggtcgggagatcccaggttcaagaccggctctgaccactcgttgaatttgatcctgatagtccctggttcaacttcctagctgcacttgtaaatagccaactggtttgcctccggccagttgggattcttaacagttgctgttgctgttattgctctgttctgttgtttcgttgtgtttcattggccctgaaaagccccattggggagcggtcaattaag includes these proteins:
- the LOC138046959 gene encoding derlin-2-like; the encoded protein is MAYQTFQQEYLQMPVVTRTYATACVVTTLAVQLELITPFQLYFNPELIFSRYQFWRLITNFLFFGTIGFNFFFNMIFTYRYCRMLEEGSFRGRTADFVFMFLFGGTVMTIVASFVSLVFLGQAFTIMLVYIWSRRNPYVRMNFFGLLTFKAPFLPWVLFGFSLVLGNSVTVDVIGIAVGHVYYFLEDVFPEQHGGFRILKTPGILKAIFDAPPEDPNYQPLPEEDRPGGFNWGEGQRVGAEQDHED